The genomic region CCTGGATGTTTTTGAAACAGAACCCTGCACTGACAGTCCCTTACTGCAATTGGATAACTTCATAGCCACCCCCCACCTGGGTGCATCCACCCAGGAGGCCCAAATTAACGTGGCCGTGGATGTGGCCGAAGAAATTGTGGCCGCCCTGCGGGGCGAGTTGGTTAAAAATGCGGTTAACATTCCGTCCATGAGCCCCAAATTACTGGCTAAAATCCGACCCTTCCTGGATTTGGCGGAGAAACTGGGTAAATTCCAGGCCCAGATGTTGAACGGCCGTATCGAAAAGGTAGAAGTGGTTTACAGTGGCGAGTTAGCTAAATACGAAGTGAACCCCATTACCACCACATTGCTTAAAGGTTTGCTTGATCCCATCCTCCAGGAAAACGTGAATTTTGTGAACGCTCCCCTGGTGGCTCGCAACCGGGGTATTACCGTCATCCAAACCACCAAAGATAATGCCGAGGATTATAACAACCTGATCACTGTTACCGTTTATACGGATAAAGGGCAGCGGATTTTGGCCGGCACCCTGTTCCAGGGCAATGATCCCAGGGTTGTTAATATTGACGGTTACCGTATTAATGCTGCCACCACCGGGCATATGTTAGTGATACCTCATATTGATAAGCCCGGTATTGTCGGTAAAGTGGGTACCCTGGTGGGTGACAAGGACATCAACATTGCCGGCATGCAGGTGGGCCGCATTGAATTGGGTGGTAAGGCCATTATGGTAATGATGGTAGACAATATCGTTCCCCAGTGTGCCTTGGATGAAATGGCTAAGATAGATGGTATATTGGAAGTTAAGATGGTTAGCTTATAACGATCACCCCGTTTTACAAATGGTAGGCT from Desulfotomaculum nigrificans DSM 574 harbors:
- the serA gene encoding phosphoglycerate dehydrogenase; its protein translation is MMKVLVMDNVSEQGLAPLRRHNDIEVVIGQKMTEDELVGVIGEYDAMIVRSATKVTARVIEAATKLKVIGRAGVGVDNIDRTAATNKGILVVNAPDGNTIAAAELTMAMMLALARKVPMACSKLKNGVWDKKAFLGVELRGKTLGIIGLGRIGTAVAKRAHAMEMQIIAYDPYIAEEHAKKMAVELVTLKELFNRADFITIHMPKTKETYHMINQEAFNQMKDGVRIINCARGGIVDEAALYEAMISGKVAGAALDVFETEPCTDSPLLQLDNFIATPHLGASTQEAQINVAVDVAEEIVAALRGELVKNAVNIPSMSPKLLAKIRPFLDLAEKLGKFQAQMLNGRIEKVEVVYSGELAKYEVNPITTTLLKGLLDPILQENVNFVNAPLVARNRGITVIQTTKDNAEDYNNLITVTVYTDKGQRILAGTLFQGNDPRVVNIDGYRINAATTGHMLVIPHIDKPGIVGKVGTLVGDKDINIAGMQVGRIELGGKAIMVMMVDNIVPQCALDEMAKIDGILEVKMVSL